Proteins from a genomic interval of Trifolium pratense cultivar HEN17-A07 linkage group LG6, ARS_RC_1.1, whole genome shotgun sequence:
- the LOC123891760 gene encoding secreted RxLR effector protein 161-like, with protein sequence MGGSLRYVCNSRRHICYALSVISRFMHDQRKPHLIVAKRILRYLKGTLEFGLLFPIGTNSEESALIGYSDSDWCGDITDRRSTSGYVFKFNNAAISWCTKKQAVTALSSCEAEYIADTFAACQAIWLNSVMKEIKCEPVKPLILRIDNKSAISLAKNPISHGKSKHIATRFHFIREQMTNGMIEVQYCPTDVQLADGFTKAVKLDRFEFLRRNLGLVTCASVMN encoded by the coding sequence ATGGGTGGATCACTGAGATATGTGTGTAATAGTAGGCGTCATATCTGTTATGCACTGAGTGTCATTAGCAGATTTATGCATGATCAAAGGAAACCTCATTTGATAGTTGCAAAGAGGATACTTAGATATCTCAAAGGGACTTTGGAATTTGGTTTGCTATTCCCTATTGGTACAAACAGTGAAGAGAGTGCTTTAATAGGATATTCAGATAGTGACTGGTGTGGAGACATAACTGATAGGAGGAGTACATCAGGTTATGTTTTCAAATTCAATAATGCTGCAATCTCATGGTGTACAAAGAAACAAGCAGTGACTGCACTCTCATCAtgtgaagctgagtatataGCAGACACGTTTGCAGCATGCCAAGCAATTTGGTTGAATTCAGTAATGAAGGAGATCAAATGTGAACCAGTGAAGCCTCTAATTCTTAGGATTGATAACAAGTCTGCTATAAGTCTTGCTAAAAATCCAATCTCACATGGCAAGAGCAAACATATTGCTACCAGGTTTCATTTCATAAGAGAACAAATGACAAATGGAATGATTGAGGTACAATATTGTCCAACTGATGTGCAGCTTGCTGATGGTTTTACTAAAGCAGTAAAACTTGACAGGTTTGAGTTTTTAAGAAGGAACTTAGGCTTGGTTACTTGTGCATCAGTTATGAATTAA